One part of the Dyadobacter sp. 676 genome encodes these proteins:
- a CDS encoding TonB-dependent receptor produces the protein MQYKLLRQIVAMSRYAVIGTVLQCIFAGLLSASDGKAQEQSIEKIYISIDLHDVPLEDAFVVINDKTNFNFQYDEKLVRDKKVDLNFPQASVGKLLRHISKETSLSFSRVNETIYVSNAKKQAVTEVLSGSSVLRASPAGRAGMFSRSAEAYHARRLREVMDNAIASLAVTVTGVVKDENGLGLPGVNVVEKGTLNGLSTDTEGNYKITVTNNASVLVFSYIGYISQEIQVAGRRVLDVKLVPENKALEEVVVVGYGTQRKESVVGAIAQVDNKALMRSGTSNVTNALSGKLSGVLTMQQSGEPGSDHSEIVIRGLSSWNGSQPLVMVDGVERDFRDMDPNEIATISVLKDASATAVFGAKGANGVIIVTTKRGTIGKPKLDFTGSYGLAKATRIPDHISSYQTMSMYNLALMNGQQFTDLIPQYALNEYKNPSTPLNSLRYPDVNWFDIMTKPFATNANANFNVSGGTNFIKYFASLGYAYQGDFFKAYHKGYDDTRYWYNRFNYRTNIDFNLTRNTTLSLNVGGETGIKNQPSSTPWRNLYSTGPSRYPAYFPAWVLEQVPDPDYPNDRGDRLAMNFGEFTGNPYTSMNQGSFNRYLDSKLFTDLILDQKLDAITKGLSVKGKVSMSTYYRNRSLTASYSFPEYQLNYDKIGTEENPWFRAGQGNEVYQLPPLDINVGELENDYYKDFYYELSASYNRAFGKHNVTGLVLVNRQQKDKTTDFPYYNQGLVSRATYDYSGKYLLEVNVGYTGSERFAPGKRYGFFPSGAIGWVVSEERFFKDRIPWISKLKLRYSDGKVGSDIAGNRWLYLSDYFKDNAGYIHEDLGPNLVSQWEEARKRDFGIELGLWNDTFTFGVDLFDEHRKKMLLDPRSVTMLVGNSFKELNLGRLKKHGIELEAEYRNNTGSGLNYFVKGIFGFNENRILFKDDLPYAFDYQKAAGKPLGAQLSGVELTGTGYYTSVDDIHNNVSAIDLQKLNVGDYKFLDYNGDGKVTNLDKYPIPGSDYPPITYSFSAGFSFKRFDFNFMFQGNVGKYVEFNQPYEVEFIKGDWRVHASQLDYWTPTNPNANHATLHYSGGGSTDNLFWGGGEADRGFDIMIENRFWRNSNYLRLREVYASYTFNSKFLRRVIGTSNLVFFVTGNNLWTFTKLIEGDPERKDFNQGFYPQMTTVKFAIRAAF, from the coding sequence ATGCAATATAAACTACTACGACAAATTGTAGCGATGTCTAGGTATGCGGTTATCGGGACGGTTTTGCAATGCATTTTCGCGGGTTTGCTGTCGGCTTCGGATGGTAAGGCGCAGGAGCAAAGCATTGAGAAAATCTATATTTCCATTGATCTGCACGACGTGCCGCTGGAAGATGCCTTTGTGGTAATCAACGACAAAACCAACTTTAATTTCCAATACGACGAAAAGCTCGTACGGGATAAAAAGGTCGACCTGAATTTCCCCCAGGCAAGCGTGGGAAAGCTGCTGAGGCATATTTCGAAGGAAACGAGCCTGAGTTTCAGCAGGGTTAACGAGACCATTTATGTTTCCAACGCCAAAAAGCAGGCCGTTACCGAGGTCCTGAGTGGTTCTTCGGTGTTGAGGGCGTCGCCAGCCGGCAGGGCGGGGATGTTCAGCCGTTCGGCCGAAGCCTATCATGCCCGGCGGCTTCGTGAAGTGATGGACAACGCCATCGCGTCCCTGGCGGTGACTGTTACCGGTGTGGTGAAAGACGAGAACGGGCTCGGACTGCCGGGCGTAAATGTGGTGGAAAAGGGTACGCTCAACGGGCTTTCGACAGACACCGAAGGGAATTACAAGATTACGGTCACCAACAATGCTTCGGTATTGGTATTCAGCTATATAGGCTACATTTCGCAGGAGATACAGGTGGCTGGGCGCCGGGTACTGGACGTGAAACTGGTACCGGAAAACAAGGCATTGGAAGAAGTAGTGGTAGTCGGTTACGGAACGCAGCGTAAGGAGAGTGTCGTAGGGGCGATCGCCCAGGTGGACAATAAGGCGCTTATGCGCTCGGGTACGTCCAACGTGACGAACGCGCTTTCGGGCAAGCTCTCGGGCGTGCTCACCATGCAGCAAAGCGGTGAACCGGGCAGCGACCATTCGGAGATTGTTATCCGCGGGCTTTCGAGCTGGAACGGTTCTCAGCCGCTGGTGATGGTCGACGGTGTGGAACGGGATTTCCGGGATATGGACCCGAACGAGATCGCGACGATTTCGGTGCTGAAAGATGCCTCCGCTACGGCTGTTTTCGGGGCGAAGGGGGCAAACGGGGTCATTATCGTAACTACCAAACGCGGCACGATCGGGAAACCGAAGCTGGATTTCACGGGCTCCTACGGCCTGGCTAAGGCAACGCGGATCCCGGACCATATCAGTTCGTATCAAACGATGTCGATGTACAACCTGGCGCTGATGAACGGCCAGCAGTTTACCGATCTCATTCCGCAATATGCATTAAATGAATACAAGAACCCCTCGACGCCTCTGAACAGCCTGCGCTACCCGGATGTAAACTGGTTCGATATCATGACCAAGCCGTTCGCCACCAATGCGAATGCCAATTTTAATGTCTCGGGCGGAACGAATTTCATCAAATACTTCGCGTCGCTGGGTTATGCCTACCAGGGCGATTTTTTCAAGGCCTATCACAAAGGCTACGACGATACCCGTTACTGGTACAACCGTTTCAACTACCGTACGAACATCGACTTCAACCTGACGCGTAACACTACGCTGTCGCTCAACGTCGGTGGAGAAACCGGTATCAAAAACCAGCCCAGCAGTACGCCCTGGCGGAATTTGTATTCTACCGGGCCGTCGCGCTACCCGGCGTATTTCCCGGCCTGGGTGCTCGAACAGGTGCCCGATCCGGATTACCCGAATGACCGGGGCGACCGCCTGGCCATGAATTTCGGCGAGTTCACCGGCAACCCTTATACCTCCATGAACCAGGGATCGTTCAACCGGTACCTGGATTCGAAGCTATTTACCGACCTCATCCTGGACCAGAAGCTGGACGCCATTACAAAAGGACTCTCGGTCAAAGGAAAGGTATCCATGAGCACCTATTACCGCAACCGTTCGCTTACCGCCAGCTATTCTTTCCCCGAATATCAGCTAAATTATGACAAGATCGGGACCGAGGAAAATCCCTGGTTCCGTGCCGGCCAGGGCAATGAGGTATACCAGCTGCCGCCGCTCGATATCAACGTCGGTGAACTGGAAAATGATTATTACAAGGACTTCTACTACGAACTCTCGGCCAGCTATAACCGGGCGTTTGGAAAACATAATGTGACGGGACTGGTGCTGGTGAACCGCCAGCAGAAGGACAAAACTACCGACTTCCCCTATTACAACCAGGGGCTGGTAAGCCGTGCCACTTACGATTATTCCGGCAAATACCTTTTGGAAGTGAACGTAGGCTACACCGGTTCCGAACGTTTTGCCCCCGGCAAGCGCTACGGTTTCTTCCCTTCCGGCGCCATCGGATGGGTGGTTTCGGAAGAACGGTTTTTCAAAGACCGTATTCCCTGGATCAGCAAGCTGAAACTGCGGTATTCCGACGGCAAGGTGGGGAGCGACATTGCGGGTAACCGCTGGCTCTACCTGAGCGATTACTTTAAAGATAATGCCGGATATATCCACGAAGACCTCGGCCCGAACCTCGTTTCGCAATGGGAAGAGGCGCGGAAACGCGACTTCGGTATCGAGCTCGGCTTGTGGAACGATACCTTTACTTTCGGTGTCGACCTTTTCGACGAGCACCGCAAGAAAATGCTGCTCGACCCCCGTAGCGTGACCATGCTGGTCGGGAACTCATTCAAGGAACTGAACCTTGGCCGCCTTAAAAAGCACGGGATCGAGCTGGAAGCGGAATATCGGAACAATACCGGCTCGGGGCTCAATTATTTCGTCAAAGGGATTTTCGGGTTCAACGAAAACCGGATTCTTTTCAAGGACGACCTTCCCTACGCTTTCGATTACCAGAAAGCGGCCGGAAAACCGCTGGGCGCGCAACTGAGCGGGGTAGAACTGACGGGAACCGGGTACTACACCTCGGTGGACGATATCCATAACAATGTATCGGCCATCGATTTGCAGAAGCTGAATGTAGGCGATTACAAGTTCCTCGATTACAACGGAGACGGGAAAGTGACCAATCTGGACAAATACCCGATCCCCGGCTCAGATTATCCGCCGATCACCTATTCGTTTTCGGCGGGCTTCTCGTTCAAGCGGTTCGATTTCAATTTTATGTTCCAGGGCAATGTGGGCAAGTATGTCGAATTCAACCAGCCCTACGAAGTGGAGTTTATCAAAGGCGACTGGCGTGTACATGCGTCGCAGCTCGACTACTGGACGCCCACCAACCCGAATGCCAACCATGCCACCTTGCATTATTCGGGCGGGGGCAGCACCGATAACCTTTTCTGGGGTGGCGGCGAGGCCGACAGGGGCTTCGATATCATGATCGAGAACCGCTTCTGGCGAAACTCCAATTACCTGCGATTGAGAGAAGTGTACGCGTCCTACACATTCAATTCCAAATTTCTCCGACGCGTCATCGGGACGTCCAACCTCGTGTTTTTCGTGACAGGCAACAACCTCTGGACATTCACGAAGCTTATCGAAGGCGATCCGGAGCGGAAAGATTTCAACCAGGGCTTTTACCCGCAAATGACTACTGTAAAGTTTGCCATCAGGGCTGCATTTTAA
- a CDS encoding RagB/SusD family nutrient uptake outer membrane protein, with the protein MHLKSFYIKNILPLAVAAFACTSCVDYLEPYPNGNRTTDDIWKYQDMVQGLVGQCYDNMTRNYNDNEGVYLDGATDDVVITSTTHALNRFAVGALTTSQDPFRTYWDRDYRSIYLLNLFLKDRRGYNTRFLVDTHLDSLVKNRLQGEAYALRAWFQWDLLQKFGGTANGQLLGFPIVLEPVDIKAETNLARNTYDDCVRQIIADCDSAYKYLPIAHRDFLVTNVNDRAYAGGRYWGRMDGITTRAIKAMVYLTWASPRFNPSNDMTRWDLAARNAKEVIDFKMKTDAVTNGFNPVKAVNWFDPNFPGIVWASRYNNANDAMERMFYPGGFQGTGSVGATQDLVDAFPMKNGYPITDPRSKYDPANPYANRDPRFYATIFHNNSKAVKINSDKVMYTFENWQNAKDAAGPAVNSRTNYHIKKMVFMGLNWSDNSINRQPHSKFFIRWEHMLLAFAEAVNQVEGPDGGKYGMTAKEAMEYLRRKDNTDGGKGFLTDPYLAEIASKGKLAFDGFIKNERRLETCFEGTRFFDLRRWTTNLNDLNKPVRMAKITRNADGTFQYKLDEVVEQRSYASAFLPIPYDEILRMSNLAQNDGWQAWK; encoded by the coding sequence ATGCATTTGAAATCATTTTATATCAAGAATATCCTGCCGCTCGCCGTTGCCGCATTCGCATGCACATCCTGCGTCGACTACCTGGAACCTTATCCGAACGGTAACCGCACCACCGATGATATCTGGAAATACCAGGACATGGTGCAGGGGCTCGTAGGGCAATGCTACGACAACATGACGCGTAATTACAACGACAACGAGGGCGTCTATCTCGACGGTGCAACCGACGACGTGGTCATTACCAGCACTACCCACGCATTGAACCGCTTCGCCGTGGGTGCGCTCACGACCAGCCAGGACCCGTTCAGGACCTATTGGGACAGGGATTACCGCTCGATCTATCTCCTGAACCTGTTTCTCAAGGACCGCCGCGGCTACAACACCCGCTTCCTGGTGGATACGCATCTGGATAGCCTGGTTAAGAACCGTTTGCAGGGCGAAGCCTATGCTTTACGGGCGTGGTTTCAGTGGGATTTGCTTCAAAAATTCGGCGGGACGGCCAACGGCCAGCTGCTTGGCTTCCCGATCGTACTCGAGCCTGTCGATATCAAGGCGGAAACCAATCTCGCACGCAACACCTACGACGACTGCGTGCGGCAGATCATCGCCGACTGCGATTCGGCCTATAAATACCTGCCGATCGCCCACCGCGATTTTCTGGTAACGAATGTGAACGACCGTGCTTACGCGGGCGGCCGCTACTGGGGGCGCATGGACGGGATTACGACCCGTGCCATCAAAGCGATGGTGTACCTGACGTGGGCCAGTCCGCGTTTCAACCCGTCGAACGACATGACGCGCTGGGACCTCGCCGCACGGAATGCGAAGGAAGTGATCGATTTCAAGATGAAAACGGACGCTGTAACGAACGGCTTTAACCCGGTAAAGGCTGTGAACTGGTTCGATCCGAACTTCCCGGGCATCGTCTGGGCGTCGCGCTACAACAATGCCAACGATGCCATGGAGCGGATGTTCTATCCCGGTGGATTCCAGGGAACCGGCTCGGTAGGGGCCACGCAGGACCTGGTGGATGCATTTCCCATGAAAAACGGCTATCCGATTACCGACCCGCGCAGCAAATACGACCCCGCCAATCCCTACGCCAACCGCGACCCGCGCTTTTACGCAACCATCTTTCACAATAATTCCAAAGCGGTGAAAATCAATTCGGATAAGGTGATGTACACCTTCGAAAACTGGCAGAACGCGAAAGACGCGGCCGGGCCCGCAGTGAACAGCCGGACCAATTACCATATCAAAAAAATGGTATTCATGGGACTCAACTGGTCCGACAACTCCATTAACCGGCAGCCGCATTCGAAATTCTTTATCCGATGGGAGCATATGCTGCTCGCATTCGCGGAGGCGGTCAACCAGGTGGAAGGGCCGGATGGCGGCAAATACGGCATGACGGCAAAGGAGGCGATGGAATACTTGCGCAGGAAAGACAATACCGACGGCGGCAAAGGCTTTCTGACGGACCCTTACCTGGCCGAAATCGCGTCGAAAGGGAAACTTGCATTCGACGGGTTCATCAAAAACGAAAGGCGCCTCGAAACCTGCTTCGAAGGAACGCGGTTTTTCGACCTGCGCCGCTGGACGACCAACTTGAACGACCTGAACAAGCCCGTCAGAATGGCAAAGATCACCCGCAATGCGGACGGTACTTTCCAATACAAACTCGACGAAGTAGTGGAGCAGCGCTCGTATGCGTCCGCATTCCTGCCAATCCCTTATGACGAAATATTGAGAATGAGTAATCTGGCCCAGAACGACGGCTGGCAAGCCTGGAAATAA
- a CDS encoding FecR domain-containing protein, with protein MEAQKYDRFGYKDFVLDDDFRAWLNGTAPENDHLWEKWLLANPSRHPEIEKAGKIVHALRFEGKAVPAYDIDQQWKRLESTLSETGKPQRHHIDFGRVFKLLAAACVVAGTFFLANRYLAGGNVPASAYVPVEHKSANGQQLKLVLPDGTRVTLNAGSTISYPETFEQNIRKVSLTGEAFFDVKRNEKAPFVIKTGDVTTKVLGTSFNIRAYPENKAVQVAVVEGKVKVNAKIGSVDQNACVFLTKSEMATFQQEAGELIVSTYDEKEQIGWKDGMLYFQKADFKSSIIKLERWYGVKFEIAPGVRMDTHWRFSGKFQDKPLDYILGVMSYPNRFSYKIRDNIVNLQ; from the coding sequence TTGGAAGCGCAGAAATACGACCGGTTCGGCTACAAGGACTTCGTTCTCGACGACGATTTCCGTGCGTGGCTCAACGGCACCGCCCCCGAAAATGACCATCTGTGGGAAAAATGGCTGCTGGCCAATCCTTCCCGCCACCCCGAAATCGAAAAAGCCGGGAAAATTGTCCATGCCCTCCGTTTTGAGGGGAAGGCCGTTCCCGCCTACGACATCGACCAGCAATGGAAACGGCTCGAATCGACCCTGTCCGAAACCGGGAAGCCACAGCGGCACCACATCGATTTTGGCCGGGTTTTCAAACTTCTCGCAGCCGCGTGTGTGGTTGCGGGCACATTCTTCCTCGCGAACCGATATTTGGCCGGAGGCAACGTCCCGGCTTCCGCGTATGTGCCAGTGGAGCACAAGTCCGCCAACGGCCAGCAACTGAAACTCGTGCTGCCCGACGGCACCCGCGTGACGCTCAACGCGGGATCTACTATTTCCTATCCCGAAACTTTTGAGCAAAATATCCGGAAGGTAAGCCTAACCGGAGAGGCGTTTTTTGACGTGAAACGCAACGAAAAGGCCCCGTTTGTAATCAAAACCGGCGATGTGACCACCAAAGTGCTCGGTACCTCGTTCAATATCCGCGCCTATCCCGAAAACAAGGCGGTGCAGGTGGCGGTGGTCGAAGGAAAAGTGAAAGTGAATGCCAAAATCGGCTCCGTGGACCAGAATGCCTGCGTTTTCCTCACGAAAAGCGAAATGGCGACATTCCAGCAGGAAGCCGGCGAGCTCATCGTCAGTACCTACGACGAAAAGGAGCAGATCGGCTGGAAGGACGGCATGCTTTACTTCCAGAAAGCGGATTTCAAATCATCCATCATCAAACTCGAACGCTGGTATGGCGTGAAGTTCGAGATCGCACCGGGTGTCAGGATGGATACCCACTGGCGGTTCAGCGGGAAGTTCCAGGACAAACCCCTCGATTATATTCTTGGCGTGATGAGTTATCCCAACCGGTTTTCGTACAAGATCCGCGACAACATTGTAAACCTTCAATAA
- a CDS encoding RagB/SusD family nutrient uptake outer membrane protein, with product MKRLITLLCVPALLILLLGSCVEDYLDKAPESGLTEADVFSKYENFKKFFDGIYEGNKLDGTTWRAYNIKTGYSLYFDFWDQKYTMESLTDMSDMGRVMDAQVIKSGQISAIINKMTYDPARRPILGAMFSIIRKCNMSLKNIGMLKDASPVDINDFKGQAHFIRAFAHFELFRLWGPMPYINRVIGQDDEWDIPRLSKRETLIRIAMDMDTAASYFEQADLMRRDPGPGVTGHLNNPEQKRPTGVAAKAFKARALLYAASPLNNEQGIADWEAAAKANWEAIQLAERYGYELLPLADYKKNYIGTTYSNEQLWAWYAGTKAYNSADLNGQMNGVFGGGKTGWSGECPTQNTVDKFETKWGEPLNTPADRQAAATAGHYNEQDPYKDRDPRFYIDIIYNTAPVPGYGNAKIYYEIKDGAAVYGQLLDQSYAGITRTGYYERKTWGEQSVNNKTTPQYTDPLIRLGELYLNYAEAANEAYGPNGTAPGASMTALQALNRIRARAGMPNVLQAYTTSKDKLRERIKNERTIELCFEGGHYYHDIRRWKDAPKVMGGTLYRMDVEKVPVSPVYPTGFKYTRMPLSADRQTRWKEAMYYLPFNTEDMYKMKNFVPNEVW from the coding sequence ATGAAAAGATTAATTACGCTACTGTGTGTGCCGGCGCTGTTGATTTTGCTTCTCGGCTCATGCGTGGAAGACTATCTCGACAAAGCCCCAGAATCGGGGCTCACCGAAGCCGATGTTTTTTCTAAATACGAAAATTTCAAAAAGTTCTTCGACGGTATTTACGAGGGCAACAAGTTGGACGGGACAACCTGGCGTGCCTACAATATCAAGACTGGCTATTCGCTGTATTTCGATTTCTGGGACCAGAAATACACGATGGAATCGCTCACCGACATGAGCGACATGGGCCGTGTGATGGATGCCCAGGTGATCAAAAGCGGCCAGATTTCGGCGATTATCAATAAAATGACTTACGACCCGGCCCGGCGGCCTATTCTGGGAGCTATGTTTTCGATCATCCGGAAATGTAATATGTCGCTGAAAAACATCGGAATGCTCAAAGACGCGAGCCCGGTGGATATCAACGATTTCAAAGGTCAGGCGCATTTCATCCGGGCCTTCGCGCATTTCGAGCTTTTCAGGTTGTGGGGACCGATGCCTTACATTAACCGGGTAATCGGGCAGGACGACGAGTGGGACATCCCGCGGCTGTCGAAACGCGAAACGCTGATCCGCATTGCGATGGACATGGATACCGCCGCCTCGTATTTCGAACAGGCCGATCTTATGCGCCGCGACCCTGGGCCGGGCGTAACGGGGCATTTGAATAACCCGGAGCAAAAACGTCCTACCGGCGTGGCCGCGAAGGCATTCAAGGCGAGGGCATTACTTTATGCGGCCAGCCCCTTGAACAACGAGCAGGGTATCGCCGATTGGGAAGCGGCCGCCAAAGCGAATTGGGAGGCTATCCAGCTCGCGGAAAGGTACGGTTACGAATTGCTTCCGCTGGCCGACTACAAGAAAAATTACATTGGAACAACCTATTCCAACGAGCAGCTTTGGGCGTGGTATGCCGGTACCAAAGCGTATAACTCGGCCGATTTGAACGGCCAGATGAACGGGGTTTTCGGAGGGGGCAAAACCGGCTGGTCGGGTGAATGCCCTACGCAGAATACGGTCGACAAGTTCGAAACCAAGTGGGGAGAACCCCTGAACACCCCCGCCGACCGCCAGGCCGCCGCCACTGCCGGGCATTACAATGAGCAGGATCCCTACAAAGACCGCGACCCGCGTTTTTACATTGATATTATCTACAATACAGCACCGGTGCCGGGTTATGGTAATGCTAAAATTTACTACGAAATCAAAGACGGCGCGGCGGTTTACGGGCAGCTTCTGGACCAGTCTTACGCGGGCATTACGCGCACGGGCTACTACGAGCGTAAAACCTGGGGCGAACAGAGCGTCAATAACAAAACCACACCGCAATATACCGATCCGCTGATCCGCCTGGGCGAATTGTACCTGAATTACGCGGAGGCCGCCAACGAAGCCTACGGCCCGAACGGCACGGCCCCAGGTGCGTCCATGACTGCCCTGCAGGCGCTCAACCGCATTCGCGCGCGCGCGGGGATGCCCAATGTATTGCAGGCGTACACGACCTCGAAGGATAAGCTCCGCGAACGCATTAAAAACGAGCGGACTATCGAGCTGTGCTTCGAAGGCGGCCATTATTACCATGACATCCGTCGCTGGAAAGACGCTCCGAAAGTAATGGGCGGCACGCTTTATCGTATGGACGTGGAGAAGGTGCCGGTGAGCCCGGTTTATCCCACCGGCTTTAAATACACCCGCATGCCCCTCTCTGCCGATCGCCAGACACGCTGGAAGGAAGCAATGTACTACCTGCCTTTCAACACGGAGGATATGTACAAAATGAAAAATTTCGTCCCCAACGAAGTCTGGTAA
- a CDS encoding carboxypeptidase regulatory-like domain-containing protein, with protein sequence MINKTMHYIGQVVIGTIMLCLLCGGGAVAQDKPVKKQKPVNVSLKVTDENGNPIPNASIVVGEGQIHAETNENGDFNFEALPEDFVTVSSYGYSKSVSLVGDIVTDGVVELKKAKLFATPDDAIPMPFMNIPKRLATGSYVTLKTADLEKYPTNDLRNAFAGLVNGLEVVERDGSPGLVAEEEIGNFRITEKIGIATRGRNPIFIIDDIPTDITEMPVDPQEIESVTIIKDIVGKAMLGPRGADGIIYIKTKRGKVNERVMSVNAEQGVSVVDRFPGWASGAEYAQLNNQARANSSLSPLYNENDIAEYARNDPYDLYRPSVDFRRLMLKNTKPFTRVNLSSTGGNETVQYNAYLGYNGEGDIYRIGAKSDYNRINVRSNVDIKINPLIKVKFDFFGGAYPAPLAELRLQFQLHERRRQYQYRARPCRIQHGYQ encoded by the coding sequence ATGATCAACAAGACAATGCATTATATAGGGCAGGTGGTTATCGGGACGATAATGCTCTGCCTGCTGTGCGGCGGCGGTGCCGTGGCCCAGGACAAGCCGGTCAAAAAACAGAAGCCGGTGAACGTAAGCCTGAAAGTGACCGACGAAAACGGGAATCCCATACCCAACGCTTCGATTGTAGTAGGCGAAGGCCAGATACACGCGGAAACGAATGAAAACGGTGATTTTAATTTCGAGGCATTGCCGGAGGATTTTGTAACTGTCTCATCTTATGGATACAGCAAATCGGTCTCGCTGGTAGGAGATATCGTAACCGACGGCGTCGTCGAACTCAAAAAGGCCAAACTCTTTGCAACGCCGGACGACGCCATACCCATGCCTTTTATGAACATCCCCAAACGGCTGGCGACGGGCAGTTATGTGACCCTGAAAACCGCGGATCTTGAAAAATACCCAACCAACGATCTGCGCAATGCCTTTGCCGGCCTGGTGAACGGCCTCGAAGTTGTGGAACGGGACGGCTCGCCCGGCCTGGTCGCTGAAGAAGAAATAGGTAACTTCCGGATCACGGAAAAGATCGGTATCGCAACGCGGGGTCGCAACCCGATTTTTATCATCGACGATATCCCGACCGACATTACCGAAATGCCCGTCGACCCCCAGGAAATCGAGTCGGTGACGATCATCAAGGACATTGTAGGAAAGGCAATGCTCGGTCCGAGAGGTGCCGACGGCATTATTTACATTAAAACAAAACGCGGCAAGGTCAACGAGCGGGTAATGAGCGTGAATGCCGAACAGGGCGTGAGCGTGGTAGACCGGTTCCCCGGGTGGGCGTCGGGCGCGGAATATGCGCAGCTCAACAACCAGGCCCGGGCGAACAGTTCGCTGTCGCCGCTTTACAATGAGAACGACATTGCGGAATATGCCCGGAATGACCCTTATGACCTCTACCGGCCCAGTGTGGATTTCCGCAGGCTGATGCTGAAAAACACGAAGCCTTTTACACGCGTCAACCTTTCTTCGACCGGTGGAAACGAAACGGTTCAGTACAATGCGTACCTGGGCTATAATGGCGAAGGGGATATTTACAGGATCGGTGCCAAATCGGATTACAACCGCATAAATGTGCGGTCCAATGTAGATATTAAAATAAACCCGCTGATCAAGGTCAAGTTCGACTTTTTCGGGGGGGCTTACCCTGCGCCGCTCGCCGAATTACGGCTACAATTCCAACTTCACGAGCGACGACGGCAATACCAATACCGCGCTCGACCTTGTCGAATTCAACACGGTTATCAATGA
- a CDS encoding DUF1735 domain-containing protein — protein sequence MKKRIAAALGLTMALSACYDDYIKDFDYTSVYFMYQTNVRTFVVGEGMKIEVGAALAGVRENRQDRVVNFRMDPALVNGDVLAAMKAGAGYIQEAIADVDTLKPMPADYFTISDNSKMVIKAGSHMGSVVIRADSARFLKDAATIRPEYAIPFYITSADADSVLGAKRSAVVALKYENMLFGNYWHGGVTTVKDATGKIVKTVKYYTTIPSPEAKIVKLKTVAPDALVTNKISDQEGSFKITLEGSNIKISRADGSAIDVKPDGSSTFNRSKLLQDRKLFLSYKYENEDGTVSYAQDTLTFRNRIRDGVNEWQDENPDNYK from the coding sequence ATGAAAAAAAGAATTGCGGCAGCCCTCGGGCTGACTATGGCCCTGAGCGCCTGTTATGACGATTATATCAAGGATTTCGACTACACTTCGGTGTATTTTATGTACCAGACCAACGTACGCACATTCGTGGTGGGCGAGGGGATGAAAATAGAAGTCGGCGCGGCGCTGGCCGGTGTACGCGAAAACCGCCAGGACCGTGTCGTAAACTTCCGTATGGACCCGGCGCTCGTGAACGGCGACGTCCTGGCGGCGATGAAAGCCGGTGCGGGCTATATCCAGGAGGCTATTGCGGACGTGGACACGCTGAAACCAATGCCTGCCGACTACTTTACGATCTCCGACAATTCGAAAATGGTGATCAAGGCCGGTTCGCACATGGGGTCGGTGGTAATCCGGGCCGATTCCGCAAGGTTCCTGAAAGATGCGGCCACGATCCGCCCTGAGTATGCCATTCCTTTCTATATCACCTCCGCCGATGCCGATTCGGTACTTGGTGCGAAACGTTCGGCCGTGGTGGCGCTCAAATACGAGAACATGCTTTTCGGAAACTACTGGCACGGTGGTGTAACGACCGTAAAAGACGCAACCGGCAAGATCGTAAAAACCGTGAAGTACTACACCACCATACCTTCTCCCGAGGCGAAGATTGTCAAACTTAAAACCGTAGCACCCGACGCCCTTGTGACGAACAAGATCAGCGACCAGGAAGGCTCGTTTAAAATCACACTCGAAGGGAGCAATATAAAAATCAGCAGGGCCGACGGTTCCGCCATCGACGTAAAACCCGACGGCAGCAGTACTTTCAACCGCTCGAAGCTGTTGCAGGACCGCAAGTTGTTTTTGAGTTATAAGTATGAAAACGAGGACGGTACGGTCTCGTATGCGCAGGACACGCTCACATTCCGCAACCGCATTCGCGACGGTGTAAACGAATGGCAGGACGAGAATCCTGACAACTACAAATAG